The proteins below come from a single Ruegeria sp. SCSIO 43209 genomic window:
- a CDS encoding MIP/aquaporin family protein, whose amino-acid sequence MSARQYFAEFLGTAFLLIGVVGSGIMAQTLSDGNIALALLANAIATGCILYAIITTLGPVSGAHFNPAVTLAFALRGEHPWRAVTPYMLVQIAGGIAGVWASHYMFDLPILQTSETMHRTGAHQWFSEIVATLGLLFVIFGGIRHKPDTVPALVGLYITGAYWYTSSTSFANPAVTIARGFTDTFAGIYPAHIPMFIIMQLIAVFIGHKILNWLFEPAE is encoded by the coding sequence GTGAGCGCCCGCCAATACTTTGCCGAATTCCTCGGAACCGCCTTCCTGCTGATCGGCGTTGTCGGATCAGGCATCATGGCGCAAACCTTGTCCGACGGGAACATCGCGCTGGCGTTGCTGGCCAATGCAATTGCGACCGGCTGCATCCTTTACGCTATCATCACTACGCTCGGCCCTGTCTCGGGCGCTCACTTCAACCCTGCAGTGACATTGGCCTTTGCGCTGCGCGGTGAACATCCCTGGCGTGCGGTCACCCCTTACATGCTTGTTCAGATTGCCGGAGGTATCGCGGGGGTCTGGGCCAGCCATTACATGTTTGACCTGCCGATTCTGCAAACTTCGGAAACGATGCATCGTACCGGGGCACATCAGTGGTTTTCGGAGATTGTCGCCACTTTGGGTTTGCTCTTTGTGATTTTCGGCGGAATTCGGCACAAGCCGGACACTGTACCAGCCCTTGTGGGCCTCTATATTACCGGCGCCTACTGGTATACGTCTTCCACAAGTTTTGCTAATCCGGCCGTTACAATCGCAAGGGGCTTTACGGATACCTTTGCGGGGATATACCCTGCGCACATTCCGATGTTCATAATTATGCAGTTAATTGCTGTATTTATCGGACACAAAATACTGAACTGGTTATTCGAACCAGCAGAATAA
- a CDS encoding arsenate reductase ArsC, protein MNILVLCTGNSARSILLESLFNHTGEGRVRAYSAGSNPTGKVHPQSLTLLGAESHDVRDARSKSWDEFAAEDAPEMDIVITVCGSAAEETCPVWPGAPVRAHWGVEDPAAASQSDWETAFRTAYDILGRRAEALLELPIETMDSVELSAHLKRIGALL, encoded by the coding sequence ATGAACATACTGGTTCTATGCACCGGCAACTCGGCTCGGTCGATTCTGCTGGAGTCGCTCTTCAATCACACCGGCGAAGGGCGTGTACGCGCCTATTCAGCAGGCTCCAACCCGACCGGGAAGGTGCATCCGCAATCCTTGACGCTGCTTGGTGCCGAAAGCCATGACGTCCGCGATGCCCGCTCTAAAAGCTGGGATGAGTTTGCAGCAGAAGATGCTCCGGAAATGGACATAGTGATCACGGTTTGCGGCTCAGCCGCCGAAGAGACATGCCCCGTCTGGCCCGGCGCGCCCGTACGCGCGCATTGGGGTGTCGAGGACCCAGCCGCCGCGTCTCAGTCAGACTGGGAAACCGCCTTTAGGACCGCATATGACATTCTTGGGCGCCGCGCCGAAGCACTTCTGGAGCTGCCCATTGAAACCATGGACAGCGTTGAACTCTCGGCCCATCTCAAACGTATAGGAGCCCTGCTGTGA
- a CDS encoding helix-turn-helix domain-containing protein — MEIEIHDRLNALAHPKRLDLFRLLMRRYPDSVAAGQIAEALALKPNTASTYLNALKSAGLIQQSRSGTSLQYAANLPAVRGLFDELLGGCCQNRPDLCMQPSDDPVMASPDRVMNALFLCTGNSARSIMAEAILNNEGNGLFRAYSAGTAPSDGPNSIVLELLKQKDYDTTSLRSKSLEEFAAADAPKMDFVFTVCDHAANEACPAWPGQPISAHWGLPDPVKVEGTDAQKQLAFQQAYGLLRNRITAFASLPFETLDRISLQHKVDDIGRMAE; from the coding sequence ATGGAAATAGAGATTCATGACAGGCTGAACGCACTCGCACATCCCAAGCGGCTGGATCTGTTCCGGCTGTTGATGCGTCGCTATCCAGATTCCGTTGCTGCGGGTCAGATAGCTGAGGCTTTAGCGCTGAAACCCAATACTGCGTCAACCTACCTGAATGCATTGAAATCCGCCGGGCTGATCCAGCAGTCGCGCAGCGGGACATCATTGCAATATGCCGCCAACTTACCAGCGGTGCGCGGGCTGTTTGATGAGTTGCTGGGCGGTTGCTGTCAAAATCGTCCTGATTTGTGCATGCAACCCTCGGATGACCCCGTTATGGCGTCCCCTGACCGCGTCATGAATGCGCTTTTCCTCTGCACCGGAAACTCGGCCCGTTCGATCATGGCGGAAGCCATCCTAAACAATGAAGGTAACGGCTTGTTTCGCGCTTATTCGGCAGGAACGGCACCATCGGACGGACCAAATTCAATCGTTTTGGAACTCTTGAAGCAAAAAGACTACGACACGACCTCGCTCCGCTCAAAATCACTGGAAGAATTTGCCGCTGCTGATGCCCCAAAGATGGATTTTGTCTTTACCGTCTGCGACCACGCGGCGAACGAGGCCTGCCCCGCTTGGCCAGGACAACCGATAAGCGCGCATTGGGGTCTGCCCGATCCGGTCAAAGTTGAAGGAACCGACGCGCAAAAGCAGCTGGCATTCCAGCAGGCCTACGGATTGCTGCGCAACCGTATCACCGCCTTTGCAAGCCTCCCGTTCGAAACGCTCGACCGCATCTCACTACAGCACAAGGTGGATGATATCGGTCGAATGGCCGAATAG
- a CDS encoding extracellular solute-binding protein — protein sequence MSPDYLRPLRPAIVGITCIFAASMASAESAHGIAMYGDPALPPDFVSLPYANPDAPKGGKVVFGNTGGYNSLNPFVQKGTAPWQLRFWTHESLMGRSWDEPFTLYGLLAESVETDSDRTWVEFTLRENAEFSDGSPVTVDDVIWSYETLGTEGHLRYRGLWGKIDSIEQTGPRSVRITFNEPDRELALIAGMRPILQKAQWEGKSFADAQLHDIPIGSGPYVIDDYEAGRYVNLRRNPDYWGADIPYRKGTMNLDDMRIEFYGDGTVAFEAFKAGELSAVREFNADKWNTQYNFPAVQRGDVVKTEIPHQKPSGMTGFVMNTRKVPFDDWRVREALTLAFNFEFINDTITGGAQPRITSYFSGSELGMQPGPATGRVEELLQPYAAELAPGTLDGYELPQSDGTERNRRNIRKALKLLEEAGWTIQDGQLRNASGEPFVIDLVISQGSLNVVQDVGVIAEIYARALERLGIQLTVEKVDDAQYTSRIDAQDFDMTPFRRALSLSPGNEQRLYWGSENANAPGTRNVMGLTSPAVDGLIDAMLASESHEDFVAATRALDRVLTAGRYVIPIWSFDVGRIAHVKELKQPDTLPIYGDGPEYMPQVWWFQD from the coding sequence ATGAGCCCCGATTATCTCCGCCCCCTTCGTCCCGCGATTGTGGGAATCACCTGTATTTTCGCCGCCTCAATGGCGTCAGCAGAATCGGCCCATGGCATAGCTATGTATGGTGACCCGGCCCTACCACCGGATTTTGTGTCGCTACCCTACGCAAATCCTGACGCGCCCAAGGGCGGCAAGGTCGTATTTGGCAATACCGGCGGCTATAACAGTCTGAACCCGTTTGTGCAAAAAGGCACCGCGCCGTGGCAGTTGCGATTTTGGACGCATGAAAGCCTGATGGGCCGCTCCTGGGACGAACCTTTCACTCTTTACGGGTTGTTAGCCGAATCAGTTGAGACGGATTCGGACCGAACCTGGGTCGAATTCACGCTGCGCGAAAATGCTGAATTCTCGGATGGATCGCCGGTCACTGTCGATGACGTGATCTGGTCGTATGAGACACTGGGCACCGAAGGCCACCTGCGATATCGCGGGCTGTGGGGCAAGATTGATAGCATTGAACAGACTGGACCGCGCAGCGTTCGGATCACCTTTAACGAACCGGATCGCGAACTGGCCCTGATCGCCGGAATGCGCCCGATCCTGCAAAAAGCGCAGTGGGAGGGAAAGTCGTTCGCTGACGCTCAACTACACGATATACCCATCGGTTCCGGACCATACGTAATCGATGACTATGAGGCTGGCCGCTATGTGAACCTGCGTCGCAATCCTGACTATTGGGGTGCCGATATCCCCTACCGCAAGGGCACGATGAATCTGGATGACATGCGGATTGAGTTCTACGGCGACGGTACAGTCGCGTTTGAAGCGTTCAAAGCTGGTGAGCTTTCGGCCGTTCGTGAATTCAACGCGGATAAATGGAACACGCAGTACAACTTCCCAGCGGTTCAGCGCGGTGATGTTGTGAAGACGGAAATTCCCCACCAAAAACCATCAGGCATGACCGGCTTTGTCATGAACACACGCAAGGTGCCATTCGATGACTGGCGCGTACGCGAGGCGCTGACGCTGGCCTTCAACTTCGAGTTCATCAACGACACCATTACAGGCGGCGCGCAGCCCAGGATCACCTCCTATTTCTCGGGTTCGGAATTGGGGATGCAACCCGGACCGGCCACTGGTCGTGTCGAGGAATTGCTTCAACCTTACGCCGCCGAGTTGGCACCGGGCACGCTGGATGGATATGAATTGCCTCAAAGCGATGGAACCGAACGCAACCGTCGAAATATCCGCAAAGCGCTTAAACTGCTAGAAGAGGCCGGATGGACAATTCAGGACGGCCAGCTTCGCAACGCCAGCGGTGAGCCGTTTGTGATTGATCTGGTCATCAGCCAGGGCAGCCTGAATGTGGTGCAGGATGTCGGCGTGATCGCGGAAATCTACGCCCGCGCCCTCGAACGCCTGGGTATCCAGTTGACAGTCGAGAAAGTAGATGACGCGCAATATACTTCACGCATCGATGCGCAAGATTTTGACATGACCCCGTTCCGTCGAGCGCTGTCGCTCTCGCCAGGCAACGAACAACGTCTGTATTGGGGCAGCGAAAACGCAAATGCTCCCGGGACGCGGAATGTTATGGGCCTGACCTCGCCCGCCGTGGACGGGCTAATCGACGCGATGCTGGCCTCGGAAAGCCACGAGGATTTTGTTGCGGCAACGCGCGCGCTGGATCGTGTTCTGACAGCGGGTCGCTATGTCATTCCTATCTGGAGCTTTGATGTCGGCCGTATCGCCCATGTCAAAGAGCTGAAACAACCCGACACTCTGCCAATTTATGGCGATGGGCCAGAATATATGCCACAGGTCTGGTGGTTTCAGGATTGA
- a CDS encoding 3-hydroxybutyrate dehydrogenase, which produces MSLSGKTAVVTGSNSGIGLGIARELAKARADVVLNSFTDRDEDHALATEIGKETGTNARYIKADMSKGDECRALIEQAGACDILVNNAGIQHVAPIDQFPSDKWDAIIAINMNSVFHTMAAALPMMRAAGWGRIVNIASAHGLTASPYKAAYIAAKHGVVGMSKTVALETAQEPITCNAICPGYVLTPLVEAQIPNTMKEYNMSREDVVKNILLERQPSKEFATVEQLGGTTIFLCSDAAAQITGTTISVDGGWTAL; this is translated from the coding sequence ATGAGTCTGTCGGGCAAAACAGCCGTCGTCACGGGGTCGAATTCGGGGATTGGGCTGGGCATCGCGCGTGAGCTGGCGAAGGCCCGGGCGGATGTGGTGCTGAATTCGTTCACCGACCGTGATGAAGATCATGCGCTGGCCACCGAGATTGGCAAAGAGACGGGAACCAACGCGCGCTACATCAAGGCAGATATGTCCAAGGGCGATGAATGCCGTGCACTGATCGAACAGGCAGGTGCTTGTGACATTCTGGTGAACAACGCCGGCATTCAGCATGTGGCCCCGATCGATCAGTTTCCGTCGGACAAATGGGATGCGATCATCGCGATCAACATGAATTCGGTCTTTCATACGATGGCGGCAGCGCTTCCGATGATGCGCGCGGCGGGTTGGGGGCGGATCGTGAATATTGCCTCGGCTCACGGTCTGACGGCCTCGCCCTACAAGGCGGCTTACATCGCGGCAAAGCATGGTGTCGTCGGGATGAGCAAGACCGTGGCGCTGGAGACTGCGCAGGAGCCGATTACCTGCAATGCTATTTGTCCGGGATACGTACTGACTCCATTGGTTGAGGCGCAAATTCCCAACACGATGAAAGAGTACAATATGAGCCGCGAGGATGTGGTGAAGAACATCCTGCTGGAGCGGCAGCCGTCGAAGGAGTTTGCCACGGTCGAGCAGCTGGGCGGAACTACGATCTTCTTGTGCTCGGATGCAGCGGCACAGATCACAGGAACGACGATATCCGTGGATGGGGGATGGACGGCATTGTGA
- a CDS encoding patatin-like phospholipase family protein, with product MKRINLALQGGGAHGAFTWGVLDRLLDDEDIEVAAITGTSAGALNGAAFKSGMVHAGRDGARACLDGLWKRMGAVGDMRIAHWMRGIEPAHVAQALEYSVPFSMAEAWSRLVSPYAYGPFYRNPLTPVVDRFNFDEICADEGPALFVCATCVRSGKIRVFTGEEISTDAILASACLPNLFQAVEIYDPKSERTEAYWDGGYTGNPALYPLFGGDLPDDVVIVNINPLERDEVPKTPQQIQNRINEISFNSSLFRELRAINFVQRLLAEGKLKAGEMSRVLVHMIADDALMNDLSAATKIVPNPVVLNRLKQSGRDAADQFLSAHKDDLGQRSTVDLPVMFG from the coding sequence ATGAAACGGATCAATCTGGCATTGCAGGGCGGTGGGGCGCATGGCGCGTTTACTTGGGGTGTACTGGATCGATTGCTGGATGATGAGGATATCGAGGTTGCCGCGATCACTGGGACTTCGGCCGGCGCACTGAACGGGGCAGCGTTCAAATCAGGGATGGTGCATGCAGGGCGCGACGGGGCGCGGGCGTGTCTGGATGGACTTTGGAAACGCATGGGTGCCGTCGGCGATATGCGAATTGCCCATTGGATGCGGGGCATTGAGCCTGCTCATGTTGCACAAGCGTTGGAGTACTCCGTTCCGTTCTCGATGGCCGAAGCATGGTCGCGGCTAGTATCGCCTTACGCCTATGGGCCGTTTTATCGCAATCCGCTCACCCCGGTTGTGGATCGGTTCAACTTTGATGAGATTTGTGCAGACGAAGGGCCCGCGCTGTTTGTCTGCGCCACCTGTGTGCGCAGCGGCAAGATTCGCGTTTTCACAGGCGAGGAGATTTCGACCGATGCGATTCTGGCCTCGGCCTGCTTGCCGAACCTGTTTCAGGCGGTTGAAATCTATGACCCGAAATCCGAGCGGACCGAAGCGTATTGGGATGGCGGCTATACCGGAAACCCGGCGCTTTATCCGTTGTTCGGTGGGGATTTGCCAGATGATGTGGTGATTGTGAACATCAACCCGCTGGAACGCGATGAGGTGCCTAAAACGCCGCAGCAGATTCAGAACCGGATCAATGAGATCAGCTTTAACTCATCGTTGTTTCGCGAGCTGCGTGCGATCAATTTCGTTCAACGGCTTCTGGCCGAAGGCAAGCTGAAGGCTGGTGAGATGAGCCGGGTGCTGGTGCATATGATCGCTGATGACGCCTTGATGAACGACCTTTCGGCGGCCACCAAGATCGTGCCAAACCCGGTTGTGCTGAACCGGCTGAAACAGTCCGGGCGCGATGCGGCGGATCAGTTTCTGAGCGCGCATAAGGACGATCTGGGTCAGCGAAGCACGGTCGATTTGCCCGTAATGTTTGGTTGA
- a CDS encoding DUF502 domain-containing protein, giving the protein MNTPFDEEPHRRPGLFSRLRASFLTGIVVIAPVWLTIWLIWSVVGWIDSAVLPLIPQRFQPSEYVGINLRGVGVVIFLLFTIIVGWIAKGILGRSLIHFAESVVDRMPVVRSVYSGIKQISETVFAQTERSFEKACLIQYPRRGIWAIGFVSTTARGEVSDRAETGGELLSVFVPTTPNPTSGFLLFFPAEDVILLDMSIEDAAKLVISAGLVYPNDKDPTQPPE; this is encoded by the coding sequence ATGAACACTCCGTTTGACGAAGAACCCCACCGACGCCCCGGCCTGTTCTCCCGGTTACGCGCGTCCTTTTTGACTGGTATCGTCGTCATTGCTCCGGTGTGGCTGACCATCTGGTTGATCTGGTCTGTGGTTGGCTGGATCGACAGCGCCGTCCTGCCACTGATCCCGCAACGGTTCCAACCCTCGGAATATGTCGGCATCAACCTGCGCGGCGTTGGCGTGGTCATATTCCTGCTGTTCACGATTATCGTCGGCTGGATCGCAAAGGGCATTCTGGGCCGTTCTCTGATCCATTTCGCCGAGAGTGTCGTCGACCGCATGCCCGTGGTCCGTTCGGTTTATTCCGGGATCAAGCAAATCTCGGAAACTGTGTTCGCCCAGACCGAGCGGTCTTTCGAAAAAGCCTGCCTGATCCAGTATCCGCGCCGGGGCATCTGGGCAATCGGCTTCGTCTCGACAACAGCGCGCGGTGAAGTGAGCGATCGCGCCGAAACCGGGGGCGAGTTGCTAAGCGTGTTTGTCCCGACAACTCCAAACCCCACATCCGGGTTCCTGTTGTTTTTCCCCGCAGAGGATGTGATCCTGCTGGATATGTCGATCGAGGATGCAGCCAAGCTGGTGATCTCAGCAGGTCTGGTTTACCCGAATGACAAAGACCCAACCCAGCCGCCTGAATAA
- a CDS encoding pseudouridine-5'-phosphate glycosidase: MITIHYSAEVRAAKDAGQPIVALESTIITHGMPYPQNIEVAAQVEQDIRDAGAVPATIAVIDGVLHVGLEADQLSALGQAQGVAKLSRADMAACLATGGTGATTVAATMIAAHYAGIEVFATGGIGGVHQGAETSFDISADLHELAQTPVTVVAAGAKAILDLAKTLEVLETLGVPVIAHGQDEFPAFWSAKSPLAAPLRMDDAADIAKAHAARRALGLPGGQLVANPIPQADQIPSEELAPIIASAQADAETHRITGKGVTPYLLQRIYEQTEGRSLTANIALVRNNARLAAVIARALTESAH, encoded by the coding sequence GTGATCACCATTCATTATTCTGCAGAGGTCCGCGCCGCCAAGGATGCGGGCCAACCGATCGTGGCATTGGAAAGCACCATCATCACCCATGGCATGCCCTACCCCCAGAACATCGAGGTCGCGGCACAGGTTGAACAAGACATCCGCGATGCGGGCGCCGTTCCAGCAACGATTGCCGTTATTGACGGAGTTTTGCACGTCGGCCTCGAAGCCGACCAGCTGAGCGCACTGGGTCAGGCGCAAGGCGTCGCCAAACTGTCACGCGCTGACATGGCCGCCTGCCTCGCCACAGGCGGCACCGGGGCCACCACCGTCGCCGCAACAATGATCGCCGCACATTATGCAGGCATCGAGGTCTTCGCCACCGGAGGCATCGGTGGGGTGCATCAGGGGGCCGAAACCTCCTTCGACATCTCCGCTGACCTGCACGAGCTCGCGCAGACCCCGGTGACTGTGGTCGCGGCCGGGGCCAAAGCCATCCTCGACCTCGCCAAAACACTTGAAGTTCTGGAAACGCTCGGCGTCCCCGTCATCGCCCACGGACAGGACGAGTTCCCGGCCTTCTGGTCCGCAAAATCACCCTTGGCAGCCCCGCTGCGCATGGATGATGCCGCTGACATAGCAAAAGCCCACGCAGCACGGCGTGCGTTGGGGCTGCCGGGTGGTCAGTTGGTCGCTAACCCGATCCCGCAAGCCGACCAGATCCCGTCCGAGGAGCTGGCCCCGATCATCGCGTCCGCACAGGCCGATGCAGAAACTCACCGGATCACAGGTAAAGGCGTCACACCTTATCTGCTACAGCGTATCTATGAACAGACCGAAGGCCGTTCGCTTACCGCCAACATCGCTTTGGTACGCAACAACGCCCGACTGGCAGCGGTCATCGCGCGTGCGCTAACGGAATCAGCCCACTGA
- a CDS encoding PfkB family carbohydrate kinase: MNKNSEILCIGSVLWDVIGRSASAMRQGSDVPGRITRLPGGVAMNIAMTLVRFGMTPTLLTAIGRDAEGDELVRSCARLGMVTDHIYRSQDLPTDRYMAVEGANGLIAAIADAHSLEAAGAKILRPLMHGPLGYENTPFEGPIALDGNLTLTLLEEIAQSPAFAKADLRVAPASPGKAERLLPFLKHARATLYVNLEEAGLLCQREFTDSESAAKGLLDRGALRVLVTDGGNSATVGDADAVLTQTPPSVLVTRVTGAGDTFMAAHIAAEANGADSDAALSRALRAAATYVSGETPL, translated from the coding sequence ATGAACAAGAACAGCGAAATTTTGTGCATCGGCTCGGTCCTTTGGGACGTGATCGGACGCTCGGCCAGCGCCATGCGACAGGGCTCGGATGTACCCGGCCGCATTACTCGCCTGCCGGGTGGCGTCGCCATGAACATCGCCATGACGCTGGTGCGGTTCGGAATGACCCCGACTTTGCTGACCGCAATTGGCCGCGACGCTGAAGGCGACGAATTGGTCCGGTCCTGCGCGCGTTTGGGGATGGTCACCGATCACATCTATCGCTCGCAAGACCTGCCAACCGACAGATATATGGCGGTTGAAGGAGCCAACGGGCTGATCGCCGCCATTGCCGATGCGCATTCGCTTGAAGCTGCCGGAGCCAAAATCCTGCGTCCCTTGATGCATGGTCCGCTGGGTTATGAAAATACACCATTCGAAGGGCCCATCGCGCTGGACGGTAACCTCACGCTGACCTTGCTTGAAGAGATCGCCCAAAGCCCCGCCTTTGCCAAAGCCGACCTGCGCGTCGCCCCGGCCTCGCCCGGCAAGGCAGAACGGCTGCTGCCCTTCCTCAAACATGCCCGTGCAACGCTCTATGTGAATCTCGAAGAGGCCGGACTGCTTTGCCAACGCGAGTTCACCGATTCCGAGAGCGCCGCCAAAGGCCTGCTGGACCGTGGCGCGTTGCGGGTTCTTGTGACCGATGGCGGCAACTCGGCCACCGTCGGGGATGCTGATGCTGTCTTGACCCAAACACCCCCGTCGGTTCTGGTCACCCGCGTGACCGGCGCGGGCGACACTTTCATGGCCGCCCATATCGCCGCCGAGGCGAATGGTGCCGACAGCGACGCGGCACTCAGCCGCGCGCTGCGCGCCGCTGCAACCTATGTTTCCGGAGAAACCCCACTGTGA
- a CDS encoding thiamine phosphate synthase yields the protein MDTPEQPQIYLITPPTIALSTFPDQLGHVLDGAEIACIRLALAGSDEDTIARAADACREVAHARDVAIVISNHVLLAQRLGLDGVHLDDGARSVRAARKELGADAIVGSFCGSSSHDGMTAGESGADYVAFGPVGSATLGDGTQAEKDLFQWWSEMIEVPVVAEGGLTSDLIRDLTPCTDFFGIGEEIWSQDNPLEALNSLIAAMR from the coding sequence ATGGACACCCCCGAGCAGCCGCAGATTTACCTGATCACGCCTCCGACCATCGCGCTGAGTACATTCCCTGATCAATTGGGTCACGTATTGGACGGGGCTGAAATTGCATGTATCCGCCTCGCCTTGGCTGGAAGCGACGAAGATACCATCGCGCGCGCCGCCGATGCTTGCCGCGAAGTTGCGCATGCGCGCGATGTAGCCATCGTGATTTCCAACCATGTATTGCTGGCGCAGCGGTTGGGTCTGGACGGGGTGCATCTGGATGACGGCGCGCGGTCTGTCAGGGCAGCCCGTAAGGAGCTGGGCGCGGATGCGATTGTCGGCAGTTTTTGCGGGTCTTCCAGCCATGACGGGATGACTGCTGGTGAAAGTGGCGCGGATTACGTGGCCTTTGGCCCGGTTGGTTCCGCCACGCTGGGCGATGGTACTCAGGCCGAAAAGGACCTGTTCCAATGGTGGTCCGAAATGATCGAGGTTCCCGTCGTGGCCGAGGGCGGCCTGACGTCCGATCTGATCCGAGACCTCACCCCCTGCACCGATTTCTTCGGCATCGGAGAGGAAATCTGGTCGCAAGATAACCCGTTGGAGGCGCTGAACTCTCTGATTGCCGCAATGCGCTGA
- a CDS encoding RNA methyltransferase, which produces MPSDTSQPSFVLVRPQMGENIGAAARAMWNFGLDRMRIVAPRDGWPNPKAVAMSSGAGRLLDEAQLFDDLAGALEDTTFVFATTARQRGLTKPVYSPERAMQLASQKVAAGEKVAVLFGPERAGLENEDIAKANAIISVPVNPEYASLNLGQCVLLTAYEWMRQTGDVVHEATDLGKGDWATGIEVEKLVEHYEDRLEQAGFFYPPEKAEGMKVNLRNLWSRMRMTRADVQMLHGIMRQMVRWKDKS; this is translated from the coding sequence ATGCCCAGCGATACATCACAGCCGTCTTTTGTTCTGGTGCGCCCTCAGATGGGTGAGAACATCGGTGCTGCCGCGCGGGCGATGTGGAACTTTGGGCTGGATCGGATGCGGATCGTGGCACCGCGCGACGGCTGGCCCAACCCCAAGGCGGTGGCGATGTCCAGCGGGGCCGGGCGGCTTTTGGATGAGGCGCAGTTATTTGACGATCTGGCGGGCGCGCTGGAGGACACCACCTTTGTCTTCGCCACCACAGCGCGGCAACGTGGGTTGACCAAGCCTGTCTATAGCCCGGAGCGCGCAATGCAGCTTGCATCGCAGAAAGTGGCGGCGGGCGAAAAGGTCGCTGTTCTATTTGGCCCGGAACGGGCAGGGCTTGAGAATGAGGATATCGCCAAGGCCAATGCGATTATCTCAGTGCCAGTGAATCCGGAATATGCGTCGTTGAACCTCGGGCAGTGCGTTCTGCTGACCGCCTATGAATGGATGCGCCAGACCGGGGATGTCGTGCATGAGGCAACTGATCTGGGCAAGGGCGATTGGGCGACCGGGATCGAGGTTGAAAAGTTGGTCGAGCATTATGAGGACCGTCTGGAACAGGCCGGGTTCTTTTATCCGCCGGAAAAAGCCGAAGGAATGAAGGTGAACCTGCGCAATCTGTGGTCGCGGATGCGGATGACACGGGCCGATGTACAGATGCTTCACGGGATCATGCGGCAGATGGTCCGCTGGAAAGACAAAAGCTGA